A stretch of Bacteroidales bacterium DNA encodes these proteins:
- a CDS encoding Fur family transcriptional regulator, with translation MKTEHIRNMLIEKGLKVTPQRMAILEAVIGMKNHPTAEQILSSIHKKNPNISPATVYKVLDTLVENRLMKTVKTDRDIKRYDAIVEKHHHIYYADSDKIEDFVDEELNTLLEKYLSGKNFSHFRIEDFVLQIVVRRDKTK, from the coding sequence ATGAAAACTGAACACATCCGAAATATGCTAATTGAAAAAGGCCTGAAGGTTACTCCACAACGGATGGCAATCCTTGAAGCCGTTATCGGGATGAAAAATCATCCCACTGCCGAACAGATATTATCAAGCATACATAAAAAGAATCCCAATATATCACCGGCTACCGTCTACAAGGTACTGGACACGCTTGTTGAAAACAGGCTGATGAAAACGGTAAAAACCGACAGGGATATTAAACGATACGATGCCATTGTTGAAAAGCATCATCACATCTATTATGCCGATTCCGATAAGATTGAAGACTTTGTGGATGAGGAACTGAACACGCTTTTGGAAAAGTATTTATCCGGTAAAAATTTTTCCCATTTCAGGATCGAAGATTTTGTACTGCAAATTGTAGTAAGGCGTGACAAAACGAAATAA
- a CDS encoding cation diffusion facilitator family transporter yields the protein MIKEKKRVALVSVLAAVVLTGFKLIVGVLTGSLGILSEALHSGLDLVAAVITYFSVRISDKPADRDHNYGHGKIENFSAFIETILLLITCAWIIYEAVGRLVSGKTHIEVNAWSYVVVITSIIIDIVRSRALYKVARKHNSQALEADALHFSTDIWSSAVVLFGLICANFGFFFADSVAALVVALIVLFVSYRLGKKAVDVLLDKAPQDTINTVRNVLKSYPEIRHFHSLKIRTAGADTFVKLNIHMDPESSLRHVHELCDNIEKELNTKIPRCEVYIHAEPQDTSHISKEKENEENF from the coding sequence ATGATAAAAGAGAAGAAACGAGTGGCATTGGTGTCGGTGCTTGCTGCTGTAGTATTAACAGGGTTTAAACTGATTGTCGGTGTGCTCACGGGAAGCCTTGGTATCTTATCGGAAGCGCTTCATTCGGGCCTTGACCTTGTTGCAGCGGTCATCACCTACTTTTCCGTACGTATATCCGATAAACCAGCCGATAGAGACCACAACTACGGCCACGGCAAAATTGAGAACTTTTCAGCCTTTATTGAAACCATTTTATTGCTCATAACCTGTGCCTGGATTATATATGAAGCAGTGGGCCGGCTCGTATCAGGCAAAACCCATATTGAGGTAAATGCATGGAGTTACGTGGTGGTTATAACTTCCATTATCATTGATATCGTCCGTTCAAGGGCCCTGTACAAAGTGGCCAGAAAGCACAACAGCCAGGCACTTGAAGCTGATGCGCTTCATTTTTCAACAGACATCTGGAGTTCGGCAGTAGTATTATTCGGATTAATCTGTGCCAATTTCGGATTCTTTTTTGCCGATTCAGTGGCCGCCCTTGTGGTTGCATTAATTGTTCTGTTTGTTTCCTACCGTCTCGGTAAAAAAGCAGTGGATGTTTTACTTGACAAAGCACCACAGGACACAATCAATACGGTCAGGAATGTTTTAAAATCGTATCCTGAAATCAGGCACTTTCATAGTTTAAAAATCAGGACAGCCGGTGCAGATACTTTTGTAAAGCTCAATATTCATATGGACCCTGAATCAAGTCTTCGACATGTACACGAACTGTGTGACAACATTGAAAAGGAATTAAACACAAAGATTCCCCGCTGTGAGGTGTACATACATGCTGAACCTCAGGATACAAGTCATATTTCAAAAGAAAAAGAAAACGAGGAAAACTTTTAA
- a CDS encoding DUF5916 domain-containing protein gives TIIFDSFNDKENALAFSTTPSGLRSDFTVLNDAIATNPRNPPTNESWNTFWDVKTTRDANGWYLEMRIPSSSMRFKESNGSVIMGLICSRRIAHKNETDVFPAIPAEWGEFSNYRPSKAREILFEGLESKKPFYITPYAMAGYQQDYVLNAPETDYVKKENPKLNAGLDLKYGLTNNLTLDVTINTDFAQVEADDEQINLTRFSLFFPEKRTFFQERSSIFNFGFEGRSNLFYSRQIGLNKGEQVPILGGARITGMAGKWDIGILDMQTQSFDPSDTTQSSLPSENFGVMRLRRQVMNKNSYVGGIFTSRLGMDGTYNFSYGVDGILKLFKNDYFNFKLAQVMTENAKNNALSLDPTRLFFNWKRYNDKGLGYDFTYTRSGKYFLPEVGFQQRKDYSFYAGSLQYGWIPGESSLLMNHKFELNEEVYSDNVSGAIQSAETELAYKFNFKSGYNGMVAVKNGFENIDRNFRLSDETFVPTGKYSFYYFETHLHSPQSNTLVLNLDGVAGAFYDGNRFTIGLQPEWSIGSSVQLSLAYEYNHVNFPGREQQFTANIGRLKALVMFNTRVSVSSFIQYNSADNAVATNLKLRYNPKEGNDLYIVFNEGRNTDPGLENPRLPSVNNRSILFKYTYTFAW, from the coding sequence ACTATTATTTTTGATTCTTTCAATGATAAAGAAAATGCCCTTGCCTTTTCAACCACGCCAAGTGGTTTAAGGAGTGATTTTACTGTATTGAATGATGCCATTGCAACGAATCCTCGCAACCCACCCACCAATGAAAGCTGGAATACTTTCTGGGATGTGAAGACTACACGGGATGCCAACGGCTGGTACCTTGAAATGCGAATTCCTTCCTCAAGCATGCGATTCAAAGAGAGCAACGGAAGTGTCATAATGGGCCTGATCTGTTCGAGGCGAATCGCACATAAAAATGAAACCGATGTGTTTCCTGCCATACCGGCCGAATGGGGCGAATTCAGCAATTACAGGCCTTCCAAGGCCAGGGAAATTCTATTTGAAGGACTGGAATCCAAAAAGCCCTTCTACATAACTCCCTATGCAATGGCCGGGTACCAGCAGGATTATGTATTGAATGCCCCGGAAACAGACTATGTAAAAAAGGAAAATCCGAAACTGAATGCTGGTCTTGATCTAAAATACGGTCTCACGAACAACCTCACACTAGACGTAACCATTAATACCGACTTTGCACAGGTGGAAGCCGATGACGAGCAGATCAACCTTACCCGGTTTTCCCTATTCTTCCCGGAAAAAAGAACATTTTTCCAGGAACGTTCCAGTATTTTCAACTTCGGATTCGAAGGACGCTCCAACTTGTTCTACAGCCGCCAGATCGGACTGAACAAAGGCGAACAGGTTCCGATCCTTGGAGGAGCAAGGATTACCGGCATGGCTGGTAAATGGGACATCGGTATTCTCGATATGCAGACGCAATCCTTTGATCCGTCAGATACTACTCAAAGCTCATTGCCTTCGGAGAATTTTGGTGTGATGCGTTTACGTCGTCAGGTGATGAATAAAAACAGTTATGTAGGCGGAATTTTCACATCAAGGCTGGGCATGGATGGCACGTATAATTTTTCTTACGGTGTTGACGGCATCCTTAAACTTTTCAAAAATGACTATTTTAACTTCAAACTGGCCCAGGTAATGACTGAAAACGCAAAGAACAACGCTTTATCACTCGATCCGACCAGGCTGTTCTTCAACTGGAAAAGATACAATGACAAAGGACTGGGGTATGATTTCACCTATACAAGGAGTGGAAAATACTTTTTACCGGAAGTGGGATTCCAGCAGCGGAAAGACTATTCGTTTTATGCCGGCAGTTTGCAGTACGGTTGGATACCGGGAGAAAGTTCATTGCTGATGAACCATAAATTTGAACTGAATGAGGAAGTGTATTCCGACAACGTGAGCGGAGCTATACAATCCGCCGAAACCGAACTGGCATACAAATTCAATTTTAAATCGGGATACAATGGCATGGTGGCTGTAAAGAACGGTTTTGAAAATATTGACAGGAATTTCAGGTTGTCAGATGAGACATTCGTACCTACAGGTAAATACAGTTTTTATTACTTCGAAACACACCTTCATTCACCGCAATCCAATACCCTGGTCTTAAACCTCGATGGTGTGGCGGGAGCTTTTTATGATGGCAACCGTTTTACAATCGGCCTGCAACCTGAATGGAGTATCGGTTCATCTGTACAATTAAGTCTGGCCTATGAATATAACCATGTGAATTTTCCCGGACGGGAACAGCAGTTTACAGCCAATATCGGTCGCTTAAAGGCACTTGTAATGTTCAACACCAGGGTTTCGGTCAGTTCATTTATTCAGTATAACAGTGCAGACAATGCCGTTGCCACCAATCTGAAGCTCAGGTACAATCCTAAAGAAGGAAATGATCTTTACATCGTTTTCAATGAGGGACGAAATACCGATCCTGGTCTTGAAAATCCAAGGTTACCTTCAGTAAATAACCGATCGATCCTGTTCAAGTATACGTATACTTTTGCATGGTAA
- a CDS encoding ferritin family protein has protein sequence MKKVLIYAFIGLIAFQGCKQAKPAKTIEDLKAGIKGETTASAKYAAFAQKAMEEGLDTIAKLFEAASKSESIHASNHTKALEALGEKMEAFTPEFELKTTAENLQAAIDGESYEVSTMYPKFLEDAKLEKVEKADKSFTWAVDTEKKHQEFYKQALAALNANSEKTLSVEYVVCPVCGNTYPKATADAKCAFCQTSQDKFLNI, from the coding sequence ATGAAAAAAGTGTTGATTTATGCATTTATCGGTCTTATTGCATTTCAGGGTTGCAAGCAGGCAAAACCGGCAAAAACAATTGAAGATCTGAAAGCCGGCATAAAGGGAGAAACAACAGCGAGTGCAAAGTATGCGGCTTTTGCACAAAAAGCCATGGAAGAAGGCTTGGATACGATTGCCAAACTTTTTGAAGCCGCTTCAAAATCGGAATCCATTCATGCATCAAATCACACGAAAGCCTTAGAGGCTCTGGGAGAAAAGATGGAAGCTTTTACTCCGGAGTTTGAATTAAAAACAACTGCAGAAAACCTCCAGGCCGCCATTGACGGTGAATCGTATGAGGTTTCAACGATGTATCCGAAGTTCCTTGAAGATGCCAAATTGGAAAAGGTTGAAAAAGCAGACAAATCCTTTACCTGGGCTGTAGATACCGAAAAGAAGCACCAGGAATTTTATAAACAAGCCCTGGCTGCACTCAATGCCAATTCTGAAAAAACTCTTTCAGTTGAGTATGTTGTATGTCCCGTTTGCGGCAACACCTATCCCAAAGCAACGGCCGATGCCAAATGCGCTTTCTGCCAGACTTCACAGGATAAATTTCTGAATATATAA
- a CDS encoding DUF2231 domain-containing protein, protein MFSTSHLHPMLVHFPIALVAIGFLAEVVSIFVKKEAALSKISFYLLLTGTFFACCTWLSGILFTSEMSGTAGEVKQTHQLFAGLSMALLLLTSGLRLLQVRYADNLILARFSLFTYTLASIGIAITGFYGGTLVYNYMMPL, encoded by the coding sequence ATGTTCTCAACGAGTCATTTGCATCCCATGCTGGTGCACTTTCCGATTGCCCTTGTTGCAATTGGATTCCTTGCAGAAGTTGTTTCTATCTTTGTAAAAAAAGAAGCTGCCCTTTCTAAAATCAGTTTCTACCTGTTATTAACCGGAACTTTTTTTGCATGCTGTACATGGTTATCAGGCATTTTATTCACATCTGAAATGTCAGGCACCGCAGGTGAGGTTAAACAAACCCATCAATTATTTGCAGGTTTGTCGATGGCACTTTTACTTTTAACCAGCGGTTTACGTTTGCTCCAGGTTCGTTACGCCGATAACCTCATTTTAGCGCGGTTCTCATTATTTACCTATACCCTGGCTTCAATTGGTATAGCCATTACCGGGTTTTACGGAGGAACACTTGTGTATAATTATATGATGCCATTATAG
- a CDS encoding ferritin: MKINKKVEEVLNKQVNAEFWSAYLYLSMAAWCENKGFKGFANWMRVQFHEETTHALKIYNFILERAGEVKLQPIAAVETSWDSLLNIMEDTYEHECKVTALIHGCYEVAMAEKDYATSTMLQWFIDEQVEEESNALEIIDVLKITGEKSGGVFYLDKKLGSRKAE; encoded by the coding sequence ATGAAAATCAATAAAAAGGTTGAAGAAGTGTTGAACAAGCAGGTGAATGCCGAATTCTGGTCAGCTTATCTCTATCTTTCCATGGCAGCCTGGTGCGAAAACAAGGGATTTAAAGGCTTTGCCAATTGGATGCGGGTTCAGTTCCATGAAGAGACAACACATGCGCTCAAAATTTACAATTTTATCCTTGAAAGGGCAGGGGAAGTGAAACTGCAACCTATTGCAGCTGTCGAAACTTCCTGGGATAGTTTATTAAATATTATGGAAGACACCTATGAGCATGAATGCAAGGTTACGGCATTGATTCATGGATGCTATGAAGTGGCCATGGCTGAGAAGGATTATGCCACATCCACTATGCTGCAATGGTTCATCGATGAGCAGGTTGAAGAAGAGAGCAATGCCCTTGAGATTATCGATGTTCTTAAAATAACCGGCGAAAAAAGCGGTGGTGTGTTTTACCTGGATAAAAAGTTGGGATCCCGTAAGGCGGAATAA
- a CDS encoding GreA/GreB family elongation factor produces the protein MKNQIVISKLDYSRLNSMILNLLDNKNSNLFDLNRLNMEIKRAKLVEPKKIKPDYITMNSVIKVVFSESGIARTIRLSYPNDANLKEGAISVLSPLGCALLGYRKGEAVSFKAPGGTQTVIIDKVLYQPEANGEDLNYQK, from the coding sequence ATGAAAAATCAAATAGTCATTTCAAAACTGGATTACTCAAGGTTAAACTCGATGATCCTGAATTTACTGGATAACAAAAATTCAAATCTGTTCGATCTGAATCGTCTGAATATGGAAATAAAGAGGGCTAAACTGGTAGAACCGAAGAAAATCAAGCCGGATTATATCACCATGAATTCGGTTATCAAGGTTGTGTTTTCAGAATCGGGAATTGCCAGGACTATCCGGTTATCGTATCCCAATGATGCAAATTTAAAAGAAGGCGCTATATCTGTTTTATCTCCTCTTGGTTGTGCTTTACTGGGTTACAGAAAAGGTGAAGCTGTATCTTTTAAGGCGCCGGGCGGAACACAGACCGTAATCATTGATAAAGTGCTCTACCAGCCTGAAGCGAATGGTGAAGATTTAAATTATCAAAAATAA